In a single window of the Granulicella sibirica genome:
- a CDS encoding type III polyketide synthase, whose product MHITSVGTAFPPYRYSQTEIAEALRQRWQDRLPEPRLLTRLHANCGVDHRAFVFPLGHYPTLRGFGQTNNAWIDHAVTLGRQAIEAALAPTGLTPADVSAIFFTSVTGIASPTIDARLINQLPFPPSIKRTPIFGLGCVAGAAGIARATDYLRAFPREHVLLLSVELCSLTWQDDDQSIANLISTGLFADGAAAVLLSGDETPNPSGPRVLATRSTFYRHTEHVMGWDIGDLGFKIVLSPDVPKVVLENLHADVDTFLAENQLTQPDIASWIFHSGGPKVLEAVETALSLDKDALAPSWKSLREHGNLSAASVLTVLEQYLTQHPGAPGSYSILAAMGPGFCLELVLLRW is encoded by the coding sequence ATGCACATCACATCTGTCGGCACCGCCTTCCCCCCGTACCGCTACTCCCAGACCGAGATCGCCGAAGCCCTCCGCCAACGCTGGCAAGACCGCCTCCCCGAACCCCGCCTCCTCACCCGGCTCCACGCCAACTGCGGCGTCGACCACCGCGCCTTCGTCTTCCCCCTCGGCCACTACCCCACCCTGCGCGGCTTCGGCCAGACCAACAACGCCTGGATCGACCACGCCGTCACCCTCGGCCGCCAGGCCATCGAAGCCGCCCTCGCCCCCACCGGCCTCACCCCCGCGGATGTCTCCGCCATCTTCTTCACCTCCGTCACCGGCATCGCCAGCCCCACCATCGACGCCCGCCTCATCAACCAGCTTCCCTTCCCCCCGAGCATCAAGCGCACCCCCATCTTCGGCCTCGGCTGTGTCGCCGGGGCCGCCGGCATCGCCCGCGCCACCGACTACCTCCGCGCCTTCCCCCGCGAGCACGTCCTCCTGCTCTCCGTCGAGCTCTGCTCCCTCACCTGGCAGGACGACGACCAGTCCATCGCCAACCTCATCTCCACCGGCCTCTTTGCCGACGGAGCCGCCGCCGTCCTCCTCTCCGGTGACGAAACACCCAACCCAAGCGGCCCCCGCGTCCTCGCCACCCGTTCCACCTTCTACCGCCACACCGAACACGTCATGGGCTGGGACATCGGCGACCTCGGCTTCAAGATCGTCCTCTCCCCCGATGTCCCCAAGGTCGTTCTCGAAAACCTCCACGCCGACGTCGACACCTTCCTCGCCGAAAACCAACTCACCCAGCCCGACATCGCCTCCTGGATCTTCCACTCCGGCGGCCCCAAGGTCCTCGAAGCCGTCGAGACCGCCCTGTCCCTCGATAAGGACGCCCTCGCACCAAGCTGGAAGAGCCTCCGCGAGCACGGCAATCTCTCCGCCGCCTCCGTCCTCACCGTGCTCGAGCAGTACCTCACCCAGCACCCCGGCGCGCCCGGCTCCTACAGCATTCTCGCCGCCATGGGCCCCGGCTTCTGCCTCGAACTCGTCCTTCTCCGCTGGTAG
- a CDS encoding efflux RND transporter permease subunit, with the protein MWIVVLALRRPYTFVVLSLLILLLGIGSAIEAPKDIFPAINIPVVTIVWTYTGLTPNEMEGRVISVCERALTTTVNDIEHQESESYQGVAVIKVFFQPTVKVDLAMSQITAIVQTVLRVLPPGITPPAILKYDASTVPIVQLALGGNGLTEADLYDLGLSFIRPRLSNVQGASIPLPYGGKVRQVMVDTDPNLMFAHHLAATDVSTAVAQQNLILPAGTARLGDREFVVRLNSSTSTISALNDLPVRASNGAVVYLKDVAQVHQGFAIQTNVVRQDGKRGALLTVLKNGETSTLDIVKGIKEAIPKVKAGLPPALTITPLFDQSTFVRSSIYEVVREATIAAGLTGLMILLFLGSWRSTLIVCTSIPLSIATSLIILTAFGETINVMTLGGLALAVGILVDDATVEIENTHRNMSEKKPLVRAILDSAQQVAAPAFVSTLSICIVFLPVLLLSGAAKYLFTPLAMAVAFAMMASYFLSRTLVPTMMHFLLPAEIFLYQDEGAAEKEEKTNWVWRWHSKFDRQFEKMRHHYKDTLEWCLLNPVITLTLFTVFVVCSLPLVFMIGEDFFPYVDSGQMRLHVNPPQGLRIEDAELYFAKVDKEIRAVIPTDEVELLLDNIGLPNSGINLAFGSSATISNSDGEILIALKPGKRDTTKYMRLLREDLAKKFPDGEFFFTPANITNQILDFGLPAPIDLQVVGRDKGNYELAVKMAKQIAAIPGAVDVHVHQQVTYPTMQVNVDRSKARQLGLSQNDVAQSMLISLSGTGQTAPNEWLNTANGVNYQVVVQTPNYRVDTLQALARTPVTSPNGNSSQLLGNLATFRRDASPIIIDHYNIQPVFDVYADVDNRDLGSVSTAINKIMAEQKKTLPVGVTMELRGEVKTMNDSFLRLGIGIIFAIALVYLLMAVNFQSWLDPLIILMAIPGAFCGILWMLFATQTTFNVPSLMGTIMTIGVATANSILMVVFANDERIAGRDQFEAALNAGFTRLRPVCMTALAMIIGMLPMALALGEGGEQNAPLGRAVIGGLLLATVGTLFIVPVIYSLMKKNAPADFDKEIDEAEKQQQEAEHQEQPA; encoded by the coding sequence ATGTGGATTGTCGTACTGGCGCTGCGGCGTCCTTACACGTTTGTGGTCTTGTCTCTGTTGATCCTTCTGCTTGGGATTGGGTCGGCGATCGAAGCACCGAAGGATATCTTTCCGGCGATTAATATTCCAGTCGTTACGATCGTCTGGACGTACACGGGGCTGACGCCGAATGAGATGGAGGGCCGCGTTATCTCGGTGTGCGAGCGCGCACTGACGACGACAGTCAACGACATCGAGCACCAGGAGTCGGAGAGCTACCAGGGTGTTGCGGTCATCAAGGTGTTCTTTCAGCCGACCGTGAAAGTGGATCTGGCGATGAGCCAGATAACGGCAATTGTGCAGACGGTGCTGCGCGTGTTGCCTCCAGGGATTACGCCTCCGGCGATCCTGAAATACGACGCGTCGACAGTTCCGATTGTGCAGTTGGCGCTGGGTGGGAACGGGCTGACGGAAGCAGATCTGTACGATCTTGGACTGAGCTTCATTCGGCCACGCCTTTCGAATGTGCAGGGTGCGTCGATTCCCCTGCCTTACGGCGGCAAGGTAAGGCAGGTGATGGTCGATACCGACCCGAACCTGATGTTCGCGCATCACCTTGCGGCGACGGATGTATCGACGGCGGTGGCGCAGCAGAACCTGATTTTGCCTGCGGGTACGGCGCGGTTGGGTGATCGGGAGTTTGTCGTCAGGCTGAACAGCAGTACGTCGACGATCTCGGCATTGAACGATTTGCCGGTGAGGGCTTCAAACGGAGCGGTCGTTTACCTCAAGGATGTGGCGCAGGTACACCAGGGATTCGCGATCCAGACAAACGTGGTGCGGCAGGATGGGAAGCGCGGGGCTCTGCTCACGGTTCTAAAGAACGGTGAGACCAGCACGCTCGATATCGTGAAAGGAATCAAGGAGGCAATTCCGAAAGTGAAGGCTGGGCTGCCTCCGGCTTTGACGATTACTCCTCTCTTCGATCAGTCGACCTTCGTGCGGAGTTCGATTTACGAGGTGGTTCGCGAGGCGACTATTGCCGCCGGGCTGACTGGCCTGATGATCCTGCTTTTTCTGGGCAGCTGGCGCAGCACGTTGATCGTGTGCACATCGATCCCGCTGTCGATCGCAACGTCACTGATCATCCTGACGGCGTTTGGCGAGACGATCAACGTGATGACCCTAGGCGGGCTTGCTCTTGCGGTCGGCATCCTGGTCGACGATGCGACGGTCGAGATCGAGAACACGCACCGGAATATGTCGGAGAAGAAACCGCTGGTGCGGGCGATTCTGGACTCGGCCCAGCAGGTGGCGGCCCCGGCGTTTGTCTCGACGCTATCTATCTGTATTGTGTTCCTTCCCGTGTTGCTTTTGAGCGGCGCGGCAAAGTACCTCTTTACCCCGCTGGCGATGGCTGTGGCTTTCGCCATGATGGCGTCCTACTTCCTCTCGCGCACGCTTGTGCCGACGATGATGCATTTCCTGCTTCCGGCCGAGATCTTCCTCTACCAGGATGAAGGCGCGGCAGAGAAGGAAGAGAAGACGAACTGGGTCTGGCGCTGGCACTCGAAGTTCGACCGGCAGTTCGAGAAGATGCGCCATCACTATAAGGACACGCTGGAGTGGTGCCTGCTGAACCCGGTGATCACGCTGACGCTCTTCACCGTGTTCGTCGTGTGCAGCCTGCCGCTTGTGTTCATGATCGGAGAGGATTTCTTTCCGTACGTCGATTCCGGCCAGATGCGTCTGCATGTGAACCCACCGCAGGGCCTGCGTATCGAGGATGCGGAGCTTTACTTCGCAAAGGTCGATAAAGAGATCCGGGCGGTCATTCCGACCGATGAGGTCGAGCTTCTGCTGGACAACATTGGTCTTCCGAATAGCGGTATCAACCTTGCGTTCGGAAGCAGCGCGACGATCTCGAACTCCGATGGAGAGATCCTGATCGCGCTCAAACCCGGCAAGCGGGACACGACGAAGTACATGCGGCTTCTGCGCGAGGACCTGGCAAAGAAGTTTCCGGACGGGGAGTTCTTTTTTACGCCGGCCAACATCACGAACCAGATCCTCGATTTCGGTCTGCCCGCGCCGATCGATCTGCAGGTAGTTGGACGAGACAAGGGAAACTATGAGCTGGCGGTAAAGATGGCGAAGCAGATCGCTGCGATCCCAGGCGCCGTCGATGTGCATGTGCATCAGCAGGTTACTTATCCCACGATGCAGGTGAACGTGGATCGATCGAAGGCGCGGCAGCTTGGGTTAAGCCAGAATGACGTCGCACAGAGCATGCTCATCTCGCTTTCGGGTACAGGGCAGACGGCTCCAAATGAATGGCTTAACACGGCAAATGGCGTGAACTATCAAGTGGTCGTACAGACGCCGAACTATCGCGTGGACACGTTGCAAGCACTTGCGCGAACTCCGGTGACCTCGCCCAATGGGAACTCGAGCCAGTTGCTTGGGAATCTTGCAACGTTCCGCCGGGATGCTTCTCCCATCATCATCGATCACTACAACATTCAGCCGGTGTTTGACGTGTACGCGGACGTCGACAACCGGGATCTCGGCTCGGTCTCGACTGCGATCAACAAGATCATGGCCGAGCAGAAGAAGACGCTTCCGGTCGGCGTGACGATGGAGCTTCGCGGCGAAGTGAAGACGATGAACGATTCGTTTCTACGGCTCGGGATCGGCATCATCTTCGCGATTGCGCTGGTCTATCTGCTGATGGCCGTGAACTTCCAGTCTTGGCTCGATCCGCTCATCATCCTCATGGCGATTCCGGGTGCGTTCTGCGGAATTCTGTGGATGCTCTTCGCGACCCAGACGACGTTCAACGTGCCATCGCTGATGGGAACCATCATGACCATCGGCGTGGCAACGGCGAACAGCATCCTGATGGTGGTCTTTGCGAACGACGAACGCATCGCGGGCAGGGATCAGTTCGAAGCCGCGCTGAATGCAGGTTTCACGCGCCTTAGGCCGGTGTGTATGACGGCGCTGGCGATGATCATCGGCATGTTGCCCATGGCGCTCGCGCTGGGCGAAGGCGGCGAGCAGAACGCTCCGCTTGGACGTGCCGTTATCGGCGGATTGCTCCTGGCCACGGTGGGTACGTTGTTCATCGTTCCGGTGATCTATTCGCTGATGAAGAAGAATGCTCCGGCGGACTTCGACAAAGAGATTGATGAAGCAGAAAAGCAGCAACAGGAAGCGGAACACCAGGAGCAGCCCGCGTAA
- the alaS gene encoding alanine--tRNA ligase, which produces MNYRSGTQIREDFLRFFEGKQHRRVHSSSLVPQNDPTLLFTNAGMNQFKDVFLGAERRDYSRAATSQKCVRAGGKHNDLENVGFTRRHHTFFEMLGNFSFGDYFKREAIAYAWELLTSPDWFGIDKNRLYVTIFEGDQQVSRDDEAERLWIETGVPKNRIFEMPGKDNFWQMGETGPCGPCSEIFYDLGVEASETGEDKPFPHDDQRYVEIWNLVFMQFDRTVTPEGPHLTPLPEPSIDTGMGLERVACVLQGVLSNYQTDLFTPLIARAAELTNFTAISNDLGAPPSPTVVSSAKVGSPNSPTLIEAAVSDAKGFASLRIIADHARAATFLISDGVQPANEGRGYVLRKILRRGIRHGRLLGQEKPFMHEMVYAVRDEMQTAYPELVESIGRIAKIVLAEEEQFARVMASGSLRVDDLISQSQQRWLADIEQGNRSNALIDAYKTASIQQANFKDRKSFDQLSRENPQDVAAVYESYYLVIPEVHMPRAVVSGSAAFSLYETYGIPKDYIADAIRDAGLIFDEPGFELAKEEEQARARASWKGGSQKSANPLYQDLQKTEFEGYSALRVDGARVLALVKDGVGVQTLLPEEEGEVILDATAFYADSGGQQGDIGILYASDHHTPVAEVRGATKPVQGVFAHKVLALQAITVGDEVDTAVNHENRTATERNHTGTHLLHAALREVLGKHVKQAGSLVNQNRLRFDFSHFTGVSEPEMQEIEDIVNRQVLANAHVETLVDVPIDVAVKELGAMALFGEKYGERVRVVRIGDFSTELCGGTHTRATGEIGLIKLVGESSVSSGVRRLEAISGTGSLHEFRRDFEVARIANHFAGNSDSPAEALRNRIASAEEELKKLRRELDQARMKAASSSVADAAESAVEVKGIKVLTRRVNGLDKGQMRTLVDTLRTKLGSGIVVLGSTAEDRVSLIVGVTKDLTTRIQAGKIVSTLAPMVGGKGGGRPDLAEAGGADTAALDATLTKSPEVVSTLLG; this is translated from the coding sequence ATGAACTACCGTTCCGGCACTCAGATCCGTGAAGACTTCCTGCGCTTCTTCGAGGGCAAGCAGCACCGCCGCGTGCACTCCTCCTCGCTCGTCCCCCAGAACGACCCGACGCTGCTCTTCACCAACGCCGGCATGAACCAGTTCAAGGACGTCTTCCTCGGAGCCGAACGCCGCGACTACTCCCGCGCCGCGACCAGCCAGAAGTGCGTCCGCGCCGGAGGCAAGCACAACGACCTCGAAAACGTCGGCTTCACCCGCCGCCACCACACCTTCTTCGAGATGCTCGGCAACTTCAGCTTCGGCGACTACTTCAAACGCGAAGCCATCGCCTACGCCTGGGAACTCCTCACCTCGCCCGACTGGTTCGGCATCGACAAGAACCGCCTCTACGTCACCATCTTCGAGGGCGACCAGCAGGTCTCGCGCGACGACGAAGCAGAACGTCTCTGGATCGAAACCGGCGTCCCCAAGAACCGCATCTTCGAGATGCCCGGCAAGGACAACTTCTGGCAGATGGGCGAGACCGGTCCCTGCGGCCCATGCTCGGAGATCTTCTACGATCTCGGCGTCGAAGCATCTGAAACCGGAGAGGACAAGCCCTTCCCCCACGACGACCAGCGCTACGTCGAGATCTGGAACCTCGTCTTCATGCAGTTCGACCGCACCGTCACCCCCGAAGGCCCCCACCTCACGCCGCTCCCGGAGCCATCGATCGACACCGGCATGGGCCTGGAGCGCGTAGCCTGCGTCCTGCAAGGCGTCCTCTCGAACTACCAGACCGACCTCTTCACCCCCCTGATCGCCCGCGCCGCCGAACTCACCAACTTCACAGCCATATCCAATGACCTGGGTGCCCCACCTTCGCCGACAGTCGTATCGTCGGCTAAGGTGGGATCCCCAAACAGCCCGACCCTCATCGAAGCCGCCGTCTCCGACGCCAAGGGCTTCGCCAGCCTCCGCATCATCGCCGACCACGCCCGCGCCGCCACCTTCCTCATCTCGGACGGCGTCCAACCCGCGAACGAAGGCCGAGGCTACGTCCTCCGCAAGATCCTCCGCCGAGGCATCCGTCACGGTCGCCTGCTGGGCCAGGAAAAGCCCTTCATGCACGAGATGGTCTACGCCGTCCGCGACGAGATGCAGACTGCCTATCCGGAACTAGTCGAATCCATCGGTCGTATCGCAAAGATCGTTCTAGCGGAAGAAGAGCAGTTTGCAAGAGTGATGGCGAGCGGGTCACTGCGTGTGGACGACCTCATCTCCCAGTCGCAGCAACGGTGGTTAGCGGACATTGAACAAGGAAACCGATCAAACGCTCTCATCGACGCGTACAAGACAGCGAGTATCCAGCAGGCCAATTTCAAGGACAGAAAGTCCTTCGACCAACTTTCCAGAGAAAATCCCCAGGATGTTGCGGCGGTCTATGAGAGTTATTACCTCGTAATACCCGAAGTTCACATGCCAAGAGCCGTGGTTAGTGGTTCGGCCGCGTTTTCCCTCTACGAGACATACGGTATTCCCAAGGACTATATAGCCGATGCGATCAGAGATGCTGGGTTGATCTTTGATGAACCCGGCTTCGAACTCGCCAAAGAAGAAGAGCAAGCCCGCGCCCGAGCCTCCTGGAAGGGCGGCTCGCAGAAATCCGCCAATCCCCTCTACCAGGACCTCCAGAAGACCGAATTCGAAGGCTACTCCGCCCTCCGCGTCGACGGGGCCCGCGTCCTCGCCCTCGTCAAGGACGGCGTCGGCGTCCAGACCCTCCTTCCCGAAGAAGAGGGCGAGGTCATCCTCGACGCCACCGCCTTCTACGCCGACTCCGGAGGCCAGCAGGGCGACATCGGCATCCTCTACGCATCCGACCACCACACGCCCGTAGCCGAAGTCCGGGGCGCGACAAAGCCCGTGCAGGGAGTCTTCGCCCACAAGGTCCTCGCCCTCCAGGCCATCACCGTCGGCGACGAGGTCGACACCGCTGTCAACCACGAGAACCGCACCGCCACCGAACGCAACCACACTGGCACCCATCTTCTACACGCTGCGCTCCGCGAAGTATTGGGCAAGCACGTCAAGCAGGCCGGCTCCCTCGTCAACCAGAACCGCCTCCGCTTCGACTTCTCCCACTTCACTGGCGTCTCCGAGCCCGAGATGCAGGAGATCGAAGACATCGTCAACCGCCAGGTCCTCGCCAACGCCCACGTCGAAACCCTCGTCGACGTCCCCATCGACGTCGCCGTCAAGGAACTTGGCGCGATGGCCCTCTTCGGCGAAAAGTACGGCGAGCGCGTCCGCGTCGTCCGCATCGGCGACTTCTCGACCGAACTCTGCGGTGGCACCCACACCCGCGCCACCGGCGAAATCGGTCTCATCAAGCTCGTCGGCGAGTCCAGCGTCTCGTCCGGCGTTCGCCGTCTCGAAGCCATCTCCGGAACCGGCTCGCTTCACGAGTTCCGCCGCGACTTCGAGGTCGCCCGCATTGCCAACCACTTCGCCGGAAACTCCGACTCCCCGGCCGAGGCCCTTCGCAACCGCATCGCCTCCGCCGAGGAAGAACTGAAAAAACTCCGCCGCGAACTCGATCAGGCCCGCATGAAAGCCGCCAGCAGCTCGGTAGCCGACGCCGCCGAATCCGCCGTCGAGGTCAAGGGCATCAAGGTCCTCACCCGGCGCGTCAACGGCCTCGACAAGGGCCAGATGCGCACCCTCGTCGACACCCTCCGCACGAAGCTAGGCTCCGGCATCGTCGTCCTCGGCTCGACGGCAGAAGACCGCGTCTCCCTCATCGTCGGCGTCACCAAGGACCTCACCACCCGCATCCAGGCCGGCAAGATCGTCTCGACACTGGCCCCGATGGTAGGCGGCAAAGGCGGGGGCCGCCCTGACCTCGCCGAAGCCGGAGGCGCCGACACCGCCGCGCTCGACGCCACCCTCACC
- a CDS encoding efflux RND transporter periplasmic adaptor subunit: MDESGFEQRERERRAREQQRLGDRFTRESSPEDRGLGEEYAQSNAIDGPRIGDTFADPRYAEETKLGNSFADPNSIDDGKLGKSFEETNSSRKKKHDLHVKEKLTPKGTRKFLYWFVLGVVVLFAAIFILSIIPRLSRDKENNKRAQQQKDAVPAIEVVTVKRSQGGSGLVVPGTTTPLVQAFVYARANGYLKTRLVDIGDHVRRGQLLAVIDAPDLDQQVDQARQQLRQAEAQVGQQRTQLALNKVTWDRWRVLVAKGVFARQDGDQREADYLAQQANVAAAERNVQAYQANLQRVIALQSYEQVRSPFDGVITARNVDVGSLISAAGTSSGAASPSVAGASAGQQNAALTNSAGASGSSATSATPTGGGDTGGQPGALFSIAQVQRLRILVSVPDSYAGGIKVGQHAAIHFQQYATAQFDGNVTRTADSIDQNTRTLLTEVQVDNRDGRLMAGMYAVVTFDTAGGPGPLMVPGDAIVIRENQTMVATIANDKVSMRPVDIGRDFGPSVEVVAGLREGDVIATNVTDEVSEGAKVQTKPSPMEQQNQSKGPPPTVPPGGPSQYGDQSISDQNLQGQANQKQGQQKGQQKGGDKKSGSGSKP, from the coding sequence ATGGATGAGTCAGGGTTCGAGCAAAGGGAACGAGAACGGCGGGCGCGGGAACAGCAGAGGCTTGGCGATCGGTTTACACGCGAGTCGTCGCCTGAAGATCGCGGGCTTGGCGAGGAGTATGCGCAGTCGAATGCGATCGACGGGCCGCGCATTGGCGATACGTTCGCCGACCCTCGTTATGCGGAGGAGACAAAGCTCGGCAACTCGTTCGCGGATCCCAACTCGATCGACGATGGCAAGCTGGGTAAGTCGTTCGAAGAGACGAACTCGAGCCGGAAGAAGAAGCACGATCTTCATGTGAAGGAAAAGCTCACGCCGAAGGGGACCCGTAAGTTTCTCTACTGGTTCGTCCTTGGTGTCGTGGTGCTGTTCGCGGCGATCTTCATCCTCAGCATCATTCCGAGGCTCAGCCGTGACAAGGAGAACAACAAACGCGCGCAGCAGCAGAAGGATGCCGTTCCGGCCATTGAAGTCGTGACGGTGAAGCGATCGCAGGGTGGCAGCGGTCTTGTTGTTCCAGGTACGACGACGCCGCTGGTTCAGGCATTCGTCTATGCGCGGGCGAATGGCTATCTCAAGACACGCCTGGTCGACATCGGCGACCATGTGCGACGGGGGCAGTTGCTTGCCGTGATCGATGCCCCTGACCTCGATCAGCAGGTGGACCAGGCGCGGCAACAGTTGCGCCAGGCTGAGGCACAAGTCGGACAACAGAGGACGCAGCTTGCGCTGAACAAGGTGACGTGGGATCGCTGGCGCGTGCTGGTGGCGAAGGGTGTGTTTGCGCGGCAAGATGGGGATCAGCGCGAGGCGGACTATCTGGCGCAACAGGCCAACGTGGCCGCTGCCGAGAGGAATGTTCAGGCTTACCAGGCAAACCTGCAGCGTGTCATCGCGCTGCAATCGTATGAGCAGGTGCGGTCGCCGTTCGATGGCGTGATTACGGCGAGGAACGTAGATGTTGGTTCGCTTATCTCGGCGGCTGGAACGTCCAGCGGCGCGGCTTCTCCCTCGGTCGCCGGCGCGAGTGCGGGGCAGCAGAACGCGGCGTTGACGAACTCGGCTGGCGCGAGCGGAAGTTCCGCTACCTCGGCGACCCCGACTGGCGGAGGCGATACGGGTGGGCAGCCAGGAGCATTATTCTCCATCGCGCAGGTGCAGCGGTTGAGGATTCTTGTGTCGGTCCCCGATTCCTATGCCGGAGGGATCAAGGTCGGGCAGCATGCGGCGATCCACTTCCAGCAGTATGCGACGGCACAGTTCGATGGCAACGTGACTCGCACGGCGGACTCGATCGATCAGAACACGCGTACCTTGCTGACTGAGGTGCAGGTGGACAATCGGGATGGACGTCTGATGGCCGGGATGTATGCCGTTGTGACCTTCGACACGGCGGGTGGACCTGGGCCATTGATGGTTCCGGGCGATGCGATCGTGATTCGTGAGAACCAGACGATGGTGGCGACGATTGCGAACGACAAGGTGTCAATGCGCCCGGTCGATATCGGGCGGGACTTCGGGCCGTCGGTTGAGGTCGTGGCCGGGCTGCGCGAAGGCGATGTCATCGCGACGAACGTGACGGACGAGGTTTCCGAGGGTGCGAAGGTGCAGACGAAGCCCTCGCCCATGGAGCAGCAGAACCAGAGCAAGGGACCGCCTCCGACGGTCCCTCCGGGTGGGCCGAGCCAATATGGCGACCAGTCGATCTCGGACCAGAATCTGCAGGGTCAGGCGAACCAGAAGCAGGGGCAGCAGAAAGGCCAACAGAAGGGCGGCGACAAGAAGAGCGGCTCGGGGAGTAAGCCTTGA
- the gnd gene encoding phosphogluconate dehydrogenase (NAD(+)-dependent, decarboxylating) produces MQIGMVGLGRMGASMVTRLQKAGHDCVVFDMSEAAMDKSVQGGSTKTSSIEDMVSKLQAPRAIWLMVPAAIVEKEVQLLKTLLSEGDIVIDGGNSYYIDDLRRSAELAPSGIEYVDVGTSGGVWGAERGYCLMIGGSDKAVTYLDPIFKSLAPGKGDIETTAGRPAGKGTAEEGYLHCGPVGAGHFVKMVHNGIEYGMMAAYAEGFNILHAANIGKKEGGKIDAETTPLRNPEHYMYDIPLPEVAEVWRRGSVVSSWLLDLTAIALLESPDLADYGGRVSDSGEGRWTLLAAIDEGVPVDVLSASVFSRFSSRGEATYANKLLSAMRFQFGGHKEGK; encoded by the coding sequence ATGCAAATTGGAATGGTAGGGTTGGGACGGATGGGCGCGTCGATGGTCACACGGCTTCAGAAAGCCGGCCACGACTGTGTTGTTTTCGACATGAGCGAAGCCGCGATGGATAAGTCGGTCCAGGGTGGGTCCACCAAGACCTCCTCCATCGAAGACATGGTCAGCAAGCTCCAGGCACCCCGCGCCATCTGGCTCATGGTCCCCGCCGCCATCGTCGAGAAAGAAGTTCAGCTCCTCAAGACCCTCCTTTCCGAGGGCGACATCGTCATCGACGGCGGCAACTCCTACTACATCGACGACCTTCGCCGCTCCGCTGAGCTCGCACCATCCGGAATCGAATACGTCGACGTCGGTACCAGCGGCGGCGTGTGGGGCGCGGAACGCGGCTACTGCCTCATGATCGGCGGCTCCGACAAGGCCGTCACCTACCTCGATCCCATCTTCAAATCCCTCGCCCCCGGCAAGGGAGATATCGAAACCACCGCCGGCCGCCCCGCAGGCAAGGGAACCGCCGAAGAGGGCTATCTTCACTGCGGCCCCGTCGGCGCAGGCCACTTCGTCAAGATGGTTCACAACGGCATCGAGTACGGCATGATGGCCGCCTACGCCGAGGGCTTCAACATCCTCCACGCCGCCAACATCGGCAAGAAGGAAGGCGGCAAGATCGACGCCGAGACTACGCCTCTCCGCAATCCCGAACACTACATGTACGATATTCCCCTCCCGGAGGTTGCCGAGGTCTGGCGTCGCGGCAGCGTCGTCTCCTCCTGGCTCCTCGACCTCACCGCCATCGCTCTGCTTGAGTCGCCCGACCTCGCCGATTATGGCGGACGCGTCTCCGACTCCGGCGAAGGCCGTTGGACCCTCCTCGCCGCCATCGACGAGGGCGTTCCCGTCGATGTCCTCAGCGCATCCGTCTTCTCGCGCTTTTCCTCGCGCGGCGAAGCCACCTACGCCAACAAGCTCCTCTCCGCCATGCGCTTCCAGTTCGGCGGACATAAAGAAGGCAAGTAG